GTCCATTTTCGAGAGCAGGCCCAGGGCCGTGGCCGCCACGTGGCGGCAGATGCCGGAAAAGGAATCTTCGCAGTTGCAGTAGGAATGGACGCTGCCGTGGTCCAGATTGATGCCCAGTTCGGACGTATAGGTCTGGAATTCGTCTCCCTGGATCTGACCCTCGACGTCCCAGGTCTCCTCGTCGCGGCGGACGTCGATCTTCTGGATGCCGCCGTCGGCAATGAGGTACTGGGCCCCGTCGCGGATATGCTCGGGGATGTTGTCAGACAAAAATGAGTTCAGGATGTGCTGAACGCGTGATTCGACGGAAGTAGGCATTTTGAGGGTTTATCTCCTAAAACCGCATTGGCGGTGATGTGGGCCGTGTCCGCGCGGGACGGCGGAAATCAAGAGCTGCCGAAGTTCGCACGGTACATCGGTCCATCTAATCAAATCAGAATTCTTTATCAAGAGCCGGGTGAACTTTGGGCGCATCTTTTTCCAGCTGGCCGGAAAAATACATTATCTGCTGCGCATATCTCGTGAAATGGTGGGGGAAACCCCGCCGGATCAGGGGAAACGTATGACATTGCGGCCGACGTCAGCGAGGGAAGAAAGCGAAAGAGAAGTTGACTTTTTGGGGGGCGAAGGCCAATTTCAAGCTGGAAGCGACTCCATCCCCTTGGGGCCAAAGGACAAAACATGATCCGCATTACCGACATCCTGGACCAGGCGTCCACGTACCTCTCCCCGACGGATGTGGCGCTCATCCAGAAAGCCTATGTTTTCTCCGCCGCGGCCCACGCGGGGCAGATTCGCCTTTCGGGCGAGCCCTATCTGTCCCATCCCCTGGAGGTCAGCAACATCCTCGTGGACCTCCGCCTCGACGCGGCCACCATCGTGGCCGGTCTGCTGCACGACACGGTGGAGGACACGGACGCCTCTGTGCCGCAGATCGTGGAGCAGTTCGGGCCCGAGGTCGGCGCCATCGTCGAGGGCGTGACCAAGATCAGCAAGATGAATTTCGAGTCCAAGGAGCAGGCCCAGGCCGAGAACATCCGCAAGATGATCCTGGCCATGGCCGACGACATCCGGGTCATCCTCGTCAAACTTGCCGACCGCCTGCACAACATCTCCACCCTGGAGTTTCAGAAGGAGTACAAGCAGCGCGCCATCGCCCAGGAGACGCTGGGCATCTACGCCCCCCTGGCCAACCGTCTGGGCCTCTACCGCATCAAGGTGCAGCTCGAGAACTACGGCCTGCGGTACCTGAAGCCCGACGTCTACGCCCAGATCTCCGAAGGCATCAACCGCTACCAGGACCAGGGGCAGGCCTACATCGACAAGGTCTGCGCCATGATCCAGGACATCCTGGAGCAGAACGACATCAAGGGCCGCGTCAAGGGCCGGGTCAAGCACGTCTACTCCATCTACCACAAGATGAAGCAGCGCGGCCTGACCCTGGACCAGATCTTCGACATGATCGCCTTCCGCGTCGTGGTCAACAACCTGCGCGAGTGCTACACAGTGCTGGGGCTGGTGCACTCCCTCTGGAAGCCGGTGCCTGGCAAGTTCAAGGACTACATCTCCATGCCCAAGGCCAATATGTACCAGAGCCTGCACTCCACGGTCATCGGGCCCGACGGCGAGCGCATCGAGATCCAGATCCGCACCGAGGAGATGCACCAGCTGGCCGAGAACGGCGTGGCCGCCCACTGGTCCTACAAGGAGCGCGGCAGCAAGAAGGCCCAGGACGCCGAGCGCTTCAGCTGGCTGCGCCAGATCCTGGACTGGCAGGGCGACCTCAAGGACTCCCGCGACTTCATGTCCACCCTGAGCCTCGACCTCTTTCAGGACGAGGTCTACGTCTTCACGCCTAAGGGTCAGGTCAAGGAATTGCCCGAAGGGGCCACGCCCGTGGACTTCGCCTACACCATCCACACGGAGGTCGGGAACCACTGCGCCGGGGCCAAGGTCAACGGCCGCATCGTGCCCCTCAACACGCCGCTCAAAAACGGCGACACCATCGAGATCATCACCGACGCCTCCCGCAACCCCAGTCGCGACTGGCTGCACTTCGTCAAGTCCGGCAAGGCGCGCTCGCGCATCAAGCACTGGATCGGCACCGAGGAACGGGCCCGCAGCCTGGCCCTGGCCAAGGAACTCCTGGAGAAGGAGGGCCGGCGCATGGGCATCAACGTGGCCAAGGCCATCAAGAACGGTGAGTTCGACCCGGTGGTCAAGGAGTTCTCGTTCCGCCACATCGACGATCTCTTTTCCGCCGTGGGGCATGGTCGCATCACGGCCCGCCAGCTGCTCAGGAAGCTCCTGCCCAAGGAGGAGCAGAAGCCCGAGGAGCGCAAACAGTCCGACAAGGCGGCCGCGGCTCCGGCCAAGCCCAAGGACTCCTCCGACGCCATCAGCATCAAGGGCGTGGATGGGGTGCTCATCCGCTACGCCCAGTGCTGCAACCCCCTGCCCGGCGATCCCATCATCGGCTACATCAGCCGCGGCCTGGGCGTGACCATCCACACCCAGGACTGCCCCAACGTGGCCAACATGGAGGTCGAGCGCCTCATCGACGTCAGCTGGGGCGGCGAGGAGGAGTCCAAGGTCCTGCCGGCCAGGATCAAGGTCATCTGCAAGAACCAGCGCGGCGTGCTCGGCATGGTCAGCGGCCTGCTGGCCAAGGAGGGCATCAACATCGATTCGGGCCAGTTCACCTCGGGCGTGGACGGCATGTCGGAGCTCGAC
This genomic interval from Desulfomicrobium escambiense DSM 10707 contains the following:
- a CDS encoding RelA/SpoT family protein — protein: MIRITDILDQASTYLSPTDVALIQKAYVFSAAAHAGQIRLSGEPYLSHPLEVSNILVDLRLDAATIVAGLLHDTVEDTDASVPQIVEQFGPEVGAIVEGVTKISKMNFESKEQAQAENIRKMILAMADDIRVILVKLADRLHNISTLEFQKEYKQRAIAQETLGIYAPLANRLGLYRIKVQLENYGLRYLKPDVYAQISEGINRYQDQGQAYIDKVCAMIQDILEQNDIKGRVKGRVKHVYSIYHKMKQRGLTLDQIFDMIAFRVVVNNLRECYTVLGLVHSLWKPVPGKFKDYISMPKANMYQSLHSTVIGPDGERIEIQIRTEEMHQLAENGVAAHWSYKERGSKKAQDAERFSWLRQILDWQGDLKDSRDFMSTLSLDLFQDEVYVFTPKGQVKELPEGATPVDFAYTIHTEVGNHCAGAKVNGRIVPLNTPLKNGDTIEIITDASRNPSRDWLHFVKSGKARSRIKHWIGTEERARSLALAKELLEKEGRRMGINVAKAIKNGEFDPVVKEFSFRHIDDLFSAVGHGRITARQLLRKLLPKEEQKPEERKQSDKAAAAPAKPKDSSDAISIKGVDGVLIRYAQCCNPLPGDPIIGYISRGLGVTIHTQDCPNVANMEVERLIDVSWGGEEESKVLPARIKVICKNQRGVLGMVSGLLAKEGINIDSGQFTSGVDGMSELDFVIEVKTTTQLYGIIEKLRNLESVHEVTRSSAG